In the genome of Persephonella sp. KM09-Lau-8, one region contains:
- the feoB gene encoding ferrous iron transport protein B: MENKVIKVAVAGNPNTGKTTLINAIAGTNLHVGNWPGVTIEKKEAEFEYKGYKIHLIDLPGTYSLSNDTAEEKVAVEFLIKERPDVVIDVVDSTNLERNLYLTIQLLELELPLVIALNMWDEATSKGIEIDYKKLESLLCSRAIPTIAAKGEGVQEILDAVIQTYESKSKPRCILHFEDQLEEELKKIVKVIEEKQPVLFDLYPKRFLVLSLIEGNTSFIEMSINEEVLKAIEKFRKEIKKLYHKDATTIIVEERYSIIISIYEQCVKKHPVKEVDITLILDKIFLHKVFGLPIFFVLMWLLFEFTFELSSPYVDWLDNTLGSFVAPLVAQMLDSAGASPWFRSFVTDGIIGGVGFVLVFVPVLFFLYMFMAFLEGSGYMARAAFLMDRFMSVLGLSGKSFIPMIIGFGCNVPAVYATRTLENPKEKILTVLMIPFMSCGARLTVYAFFITIFFTHHRAFVLMFLYLLGVLVAVIVALIYNRFVFKSESYPFILELPPYRLPTFRYLIKNSWIKTKAFLYEAGTFILATSIVIWFLLHFPVGIKNTEDSLFGKISKTIAPVFEPLGFGTWQAAGALMSGFVAKEVVISTMGNIYAEEAFQEEKIEKIDIKEKLIETGKGFIDANFEAAKKIVSIFGLISIEEEEEETDTSLIEAVRNAFTPLTAFSFLVFLLLYTPCMATVFAIKQELNSWKWAGISILTSLTSAWIVTFVIYNIGKLLVS, encoded by the coding sequence ATGGAGAATAAGGTTATAAAAGTTGCAGTTGCAGGTAATCCAAACACAGGAAAAACCACACTTATTAATGCAATAGCAGGAACAAATCTGCATGTTGGGAACTGGCCGGGGGTAACAATAGAAAAAAAAGAGGCAGAATTTGAGTATAAAGGTTATAAAATTCATCTAATAGATCTTCCAGGGACATACAGTCTCAGTAATGATACTGCTGAGGAAAAAGTTGCTGTAGAGTTTTTAATAAAAGAAAGACCTGATGTCGTTATAGATGTTGTTGACTCAACAAATCTTGAAAGAAACCTTTATCTAACAATTCAATTACTTGAGCTGGAGCTTCCTCTGGTAATAGCCCTTAATATGTGGGATGAGGCAACTTCAAAGGGTATAGAGATTGATTATAAAAAGTTAGAAAGCCTTTTATGTTCCAGGGCTATTCCGACTATTGCAGCTAAAGGTGAGGGTGTTCAGGAGATATTAGATGCAGTTATCCAGACTTATGAGAGTAAATCAAAACCAAGATGTATTCTTCATTTTGAAGACCAGCTTGAAGAGGAGCTGAAAAAAATAGTAAAAGTAATTGAAGAAAAACAGCCTGTTTTATTTGATCTGTATCCTAAGAGATTTCTTGTTCTCTCTTTAATTGAAGGGAATACCTCATTTATAGAAATGAGCATAAATGAAGAGGTTCTCAAGGCTATAGAAAAATTTAGGAAGGAGATAAAAAAACTGTATCACAAAGATGCAACAACAATAATAGTAGAAGAAAGATATTCAATAATTATTAGCATATACGAACAATGTGTAAAAAAACATCCTGTTAAAGAGGTAGATATAACACTTATCTTAGATAAGATATTTCTTCACAAAGTATTTGGACTGCCTATATTCTTTGTTTTAATGTGGCTTTTATTTGAGTTTACCTTTGAACTTTCCTCTCCTTATGTGGACTGGCTGGATAATACATTAGGCTCATTTGTTGCACCTCTTGTGGCACAAATGCTTGATTCTGCAGGTGCTTCTCCATGGTTCAGGTCTTTTGTTACTGATGGAATAATAGGTGGGGTTGGGTTTGTTCTTGTTTTTGTGCCTGTTTTGTTTTTCCTGTATATGTTTATGGCATTTCTGGAAGGTAGCGGTTATATGGCAAGAGCTGCCTTTCTTATGGATAGATTTATGTCAGTTCTTGGTCTTAGTGGAAAATCATTTATTCCTATGATAATAGGTTTTGGATGTAATGTTCCTGCGGTTTATGCAACAAGAACCCTTGAAAATCCTAAAGAGAAAATTCTTACAGTTTTAATGATACCTTTTATGTCCTGTGGTGCCCGTCTGACTGTTTATGCATTTTTTATAACTATATTTTTCACCCATCACAGGGCTTTTGTTCTTATGTTTTTGTATCTCTTAGGTGTGTTGGTGGCAGTGATTGTTGCTTTAATATATAACAGATTTGTTTTTAAATCTGAGTCTTATCCTTTTATTCTGGAACTTCCACCTTATAGACTACCAACATTTAGATATCTGATTAAAAACTCATGGATAAAAACAAAGGCTTTCTTATACGAAGCTGGGACTTTCATACTGGCCACATCTATTGTTATATGGTTTTTGCTTCATTTTCCTGTGGGGATCAAAAATACCGAAGATTCATTATTTGGCAAGATTAGTAAAACAATAGCTCCTGTATTTGAACCTCTTGGTTTTGGAACATGGCAGGCTGCTGGTGCTTTAATGTCTGGTTTTGTAGCAAAAGAGGTTGTTATATCAACAATGGGGAATATATACGCTGAAGAGGCTTTTCAGGAAGAAAAAATTGAAAAGATAGATATTAAGGAAAAACTTATTGAGACAGGAAAAGGCTTTATAGATGCAAATTTTGAAGCAGCTAAGAAAATTGTTTCTATATTTGGTCTGATTTCTATAGAAGAAGAGGAAGAAGAAACAGACACTTCTTTGATAGAAGCTGTTAGAAATGCATTTACTCCACTTACTGCGTTTTCATTTCTGGTATTTTTACTTCTTTATACGCCCTGTATGGCCACAGTCTTTGCTATAAAACAGGAATTAAATAGCTGGAAATGGGCAGGAATTTCTATATTGACAAGTCTAACATCTGCATGGATAGTAACATTTGTTATTTATAATATTGGCAAACTCTTAGTTAGCTGA
- a CDS encoding FeoA family protein, with protein sequence MKLSQMKEGKKCRIKELKFPPEMKKRLLELGLFPGQTVEVIQDAPFGGPVKIKVKDYCLALRKNEAELIEVEDCNGE encoded by the coding sequence ATGAAGTTATCACAGATGAAAGAAGGTAAAAAATGCAGAATAAAAGAGCTTAAATTTCCACCTGAGATGAAAAAGAGACTGCTTGAGCTTGGACTTTTCCCCGGGCAAACTGTAGAGGTTATTCAGGATGCACCTTTTGGAGGACCCGTAAAAATAAAAGTAAAGGATTATTGCTTAGCCCTCAGGAAAAATGAAGCTGAACTAATAGAAGTAGAGGACTGTAATGGAGAATAA
- a CDS encoding site-2 protease family protein, which produces MDFDITRLIFMIPALLFAVIIHELGHGIIAYRLGDPTPKVSGRLTFNPIPHIDPLGSIILPALLMLIKAPFIFGWAKPVPINPMNFKKLGYRKGMAVTAFAGPGINFVAAVFFGVIYQFLSSQSVLVGIVSTFGEGFFRSIVYPILIFLQYSVSINVILAIFNLIPIPPLDGGRILMSLLPPHLENKLEPLEQWGFFIVIILLAVGALNFLIIPPYIFFTSILLGS; this is translated from the coding sequence ATGGATTTTGATATAACAAGACTTATTTTTATGATTCCGGCTCTGCTGTTTGCAGTTATCATACATGAGCTTGGACATGGGATTATAGCTTATAGACTTGGAGACCCTACTCCTAAGGTCTCTGGTAGATTAACATTTAATCCAATTCCACATATAGATCCATTGGGTTCTATAATACTACCAGCCCTTTTAATGCTAATAAAAGCTCCTTTTATATTTGGATGGGCAAAACCTGTTCCAATAAATCCTATGAATTTTAAAAAATTAGGATACCGTAAAGGAATGGCAGTTACTGCTTTTGCAGGTCCCGGAATAAATTTTGTTGCCGCTGTCTTTTTTGGGGTAATTTATCAGTTTTTATCGTCCCAATCTGTTCTGGTAGGAATAGTCTCCACTTTTGGAGAAGGATTTTTCAGGTCTATTGTTTATCCTATACTGATATTCCTTCAATATTCTGTGAGCATTAATGTAATTCTTGCTATTTTTAATCTTATACCTATTCCTCCTTTAGATGGTGGTAGAATTCTTATGAGCTTACTTCCTCCACATCTTGAAAACAAACTGGAACCATTAGAACAATGGGGATTTTTCATAGTAATAATTCTGCTTGCTGTGGGAGCTCTTAACTTTCTGATAATCCCTCCATATATATTCTTTACTTCTATTTTGCTTGGAAGTTGA
- the murF gene encoding UDP-N-acetylmuramoyl-tripeptide--D-alanyl-D-alanine ligase, protein MEIKEIAKIVNGKLIGKSERKVSKFCIDSRKISQDMFFVPIKGVRFDGHQFIEDAIKKGASGYFSQIDKNIDGGILVDDTLKALTKVGIYKRKKLKKAIGITGTSGKTTTKEILRFLLSQFFNTYSTPGNYNNEIGVPLTLANIPENSEIGIFEFGARKKGDIKKLVDISQPEIRILTAIGHGHTEVFGSLEEVIKGKGEIFEGGEIAILPYSLLKHYKLDNKITFGFEDDADIQIKDIKIDFEGTEGILKIDNKLLKIKIPAINKAVIYNSAIGAAVLKYLEIDIEKGLKVLSEFQMPEGRGRLTKIKNIQIIDDTYNANPLSVKNAIDTISSLQGFKIVVLGDMLELGKESQKLHAEIGEYIVKKNINLAIFYGEKMRWTYEKAKKYIPSFYFEDKTKIAEEILKHKDKSPVVLIKGSRGMKMEEVIEILRNIS, encoded by the coding sequence ATGGAAATAAAAGAGATTGCAAAAATCGTAAACGGAAAGTTAATAGGGAAATCGGAAAGAAAAGTAAGCAAATTCTGCATAGATAGCAGAAAAATAAGCCAAGATATGTTTTTTGTTCCTATTAAAGGTGTAAGATTTGATGGACACCAGTTTATTGAAGATGCTATTAAAAAAGGTGCTTCAGGATATTTTAGCCAGATAGATAAAAATATAGATGGTGGAATACTGGTAGATGACACTCTAAAAGCCCTTACAAAAGTAGGAATATATAAAAGGAAAAAGCTCAAAAAAGCCATAGGTATAACAGGAACCAGCGGGAAAACAACTACTAAAGAGATTTTGAGATTTTTATTGTCCCAGTTTTTCAATACCTATAGCACACCTGGAAACTATAACAATGAGATAGGCGTTCCTCTTACACTTGCCAATATACCTGAAAATTCTGAGATTGGAATTTTTGAGTTTGGAGCAAGGAAAAAAGGGGATATAAAAAAATTAGTTGATATTTCCCAGCCAGAAATCAGGATACTGACAGCCATAGGACACGGACATACTGAGGTTTTTGGCTCTCTAGAAGAGGTTATAAAAGGAAAAGGTGAGATATTTGAAGGTGGAGAAATTGCAATTTTGCCTTACTCCCTGCTAAAGCATTACAAACTGGATAATAAAATAACCTTTGGTTTTGAAGATGATGCAGATATTCAGATTAAGGATATAAAAATAGATTTTGAAGGAACTGAAGGAATTCTAAAAATAGATAACAAACTCCTCAAAATAAAAATCCCTGCAATTAACAAAGCTGTTATTTATAATTCTGCCATTGGTGCAGCTGTTTTAAAATATCTGGAAATAGACATTGAAAAAGGTCTAAAAGTATTGTCTGAGTTTCAGATGCCTGAAGGTAGAGGAAGGTTAACAAAAATCAAAAACATTCAAATTATTGATGATACTTACAATGCAAATCCTTTATCCGTAAAAAATGCAATTGATACTATATCCAGCCTGCAAGGATTTAAGATTGTTGTCTTAGGGGATATGCTGGAGCTGGGAAAAGAATCCCAAAAATTACATGCAGAAATAGGGGAGTATATAGTTAAAAAGAATATAAACCTTGCAATTTTTTATGGAGAAAAGATGAGATGGACTTATGAAAAAGCAAAAAAATATATACCGTCATTTTATTTTGAGGATAAAACAAAAATAGCAGAGGAAATTTTAAAACATAAAGATAAAAGTCCTGTGGTTCTTATAAAAGGCTCCCGTGGAATGAAAATGGAGGAAGTTATTGAAATTCTTAGAAATATTTCTTGA
- the gap gene encoding type I glyceraldehyde-3-phosphate dehydrogenase, with product MAIKVAINGFGRIGRNFFRACADNPEIEIVGINDLTDANTLAHLLKYDSVHGRFSKPVEAKGNSIVVDGKEIEVTAIKDPAQLPWKELEVDIVIESTGVFRDREGASKHLQAGAKKVIISAPGKNPDLTVVLGVNEEQYDPEKHNIISNASCTTNCLAPIAKILHQEFGIVKGYMVTVHAYTNDQRILDLPHKDLRRARAAAVNIIPTTTGAAKAVGEVLPELKGKLDGTARRVPVADGSLVDLTVVVEKATSEEEINAKVKEYAEGYMKGILEYSEDPLVSQDIVGNPHSSIFDALSTKVIEGNFVHVSSWYDNEWGYSNRLKDLVLYIAKKGL from the coding sequence ATGGCAATTAAAGTTGCAATTAACGGATTTGGTAGAATTGGAAGAAATTTCTTTAGAGCCTGTGCTGATAATCCTGAAATTGAGATTGTAGGTATCAATGACCTGACTGATGCAAATACCCTTGCACACCTTCTTAAATATGACTCTGTTCACGGTAGATTTTCAAAGCCTGTAGAAGCTAAAGGAAATTCTATTGTTGTTGATGGCAAAGAGATAGAAGTTACAGCAATAAAAGATCCTGCCCAGCTTCCATGGAAAGAACTGGAAGTTGATATTGTTATTGAATCAACAGGGGTTTTCAGGGATAGAGAAGGAGCTTCAAAACATCTTCAGGCTGGGGCAAAAAAAGTAATCATATCAGCTCCAGGAAAAAATCCAGATTTAACAGTTGTTTTAGGGGTTAACGAAGAACAATACGACCCTGAAAAACACAATATTATCTCAAATGCATCCTGCACAACAAACTGCCTTGCTCCCATTGCAAAAATACTCCATCAGGAGTTTGGAATAGTTAAGGGATACATGGTAACTGTTCACGCATACACAAACGACCAGAGAATTCTTGACCTACCACATAAAGACCTTAGAAGAGCAAGGGCAGCAGCTGTAAATATTATTCCAACCACAACAGGTGCTGCTAAAGCAGTTGGAGAGGTTCTACCTGAGCTTAAAGGGAAATTAGATGGAACAGCAAGAAGGGTTCCTGTAGCAGATGGTTCACTGGTAGACCTTACAGTTGTTGTTGAGAAGGCAACATCTGAAGAAGAGATTAATGCAAAAGTTAAAGAATATGCAGAAGGTTATATGAAAGGAATTCTCGAATACTCAGAAGACCCTCTTGTTTCTCAGGATATAGTAGGAAATCCACATTCTTCAATATTTGATGCCCTTTCAACAAAGGTTATAGAAGGTAATTTTGTTCATGTTTCATCCTGGTATGATAACGAATGGGGATACTCAAACAGGCTGAAAGATTTAGTTCTTTATATAGCTAAAAAAGGTTTATAA
- a CDS encoding Uma2 family endonuclease, which yields MLAEKYLPHYTYEDYKNWEGKWELIEGIPFAMYQAYPVNNQLLSNHITWQLEELLKNCEECKALLPVDWKISEDTVVQPDNLVICYPIDDKPYITKAPSVIFEVISKSTQEKDEKLKFEIYQREGVKYYILVYPDEKLAKIYELIDGKYTKLIDATDEVVKLDLKNCSIDFDFSKIWQ from the coding sequence AAGATTATAAAAACTGGGAAGGTAAATGGGAGTTAATAGAGGGAATTCCATTTGCTATGTATCAGGCGTATCCTGTTAATAATCAGCTTTTAAGTAATCATATTACCTGGCAGCTGGAAGAACTTTTAAAAAACTGCGAGGAATGTAAAGCTCTTTTACCAGTTGACTGGAAAATTAGCGAAGATACTGTCGTTCAACCTGATAATCTGGTAATTTGTTATCCTATTGATGATAAGCCATATATAACAAAAGCCCCATCTGTAATTTTTGAAGTTATTTCAAAATCAACACAGGAAAAGGATGAAAAACTGAAATTTGAGATTTATCAGAGGGAAGGGGTTAAATACTACATTCTGGTATATCCTGATGAAAAACTTGCAAAAATTTATGAACTTATTGATGGGAAATATACAAAACTAATAGATGCAACAGACGAAGTTGTGAAATTAGACCTGAAAAATTGCTCAATTGATTTTGATTTTTCAAAAATATGGCAATAA